In Peromyscus maniculatus bairdii isolate BWxNUB_F1_BW_parent chromosome 9, HU_Pman_BW_mat_3.1, whole genome shotgun sequence, one genomic interval encodes:
- the LOC102921300 gene encoding granzyme B-like, producing the protein MLRTCHEVTREQGQSPRCWDLLGLPERMKLLLLLLAFSLPPRTKAGEIIGGHEAKPHSRPYMAYLEITDGDVIRRCGGCLIREDFVLTAAHCKGSKIIVTLGAHNIKEQEKTQQIIPVARIIPHPAYNHQKILNDIMLLKLEKKAKRTQAVRPLNLPRRKVDVNPGDVCSVAGWGRLAPGDKYSNTLQEVELEIQKDQECESHLKGYYNKTNEICAGDPKIKRASYKGDSGGPLVCKKAAAGIVSFGRTNGSAPRAFTRVSSFLSWIKKMMKRS; encoded by the exons ATGCTCAGAACATGTCATG AGGTTACAAGAGAGCAAGGACAAAGCCCCAGGTGCTGGGACCTACTGGGTCTCCCAGAGAGGATGaagctcctcctgctcctgctggccttctctctgccccccaggaCAAAGGCAG gggagATCATCGGGGGACATGAGGCCAAGCCCCACTCTCGACCCTACATGGCTTATCTTGAGATCACTGATGGAGATGTTATTCGAAGGTGTGGTGGCTGCCTCATACGAGAAGATTTTGTGCTGACTGCTGCTCACTGTAAAGGGAG CAAAATAATTGTCACCTTGGGGGCCCACAACATCAAAGAACAGGAGAAGACCCAGCAGATCATCCCTGTGGCAAGAATCATCCCACATCCTGCCTATAATCATCAGAAAATCCTCAATGACATCATGCTCTTAAAG CTGGAGAAGAAGGCCAAGAGGACTCAAGCTGTGAGGCCCCTCAACCTGCCCAGGCGCAAGGTGGATGTGAACCCTGGGGATGTGTGCTCTGTGGCTGGTTGGGGAAGGCTAGCCCCAGGGGACAAATACTCAAACACACTACAAGAGGTGGAGCTGGAAatacagaaggatcaggagtgtgAGTCCCACTTAAAAGGTTACTACAACAAAACCAATGAGATTTGTGCAGGGGATCCAAAGATCAAGAGAGCTTCCTATAAG GGGGATTCAGGAGGGCCCCTCGTGTGTAAAAAAGCAGCTGCAGGTATTGTATCATTTGGACGTACTAATGGTTCAGCGCCTAGAGCCTTCACCAGAGTGTCAAGTTTCCTAtcctggataaagaaaatgatgaaacGCAGCTAA